In uncultured Methanobrevibacter sp., a genomic segment contains:
- a CDS encoding Ig-like domain repeat protein — MVKCVNKSIILFLVFLLLLLIVPSTFASDSVDNQTIISNEGIQFSNIGNDDVIDDSNNYAVYTSNNPGDILTGSNDIYFNASAASDGKGTQSNPYKYLYYNRLSAGCTAHFADGVYELDDKKGVYSSMTIVGESAQNTIIKFNGIAFTVGSSYTLTLKDITLNHATVKNYGTVGATNVIFKNGVAADDETGTYGYNNAYGGAIYNYAALDYAGTYYTNSPKCTLYNCTFMNNSAMYGGAIYLPYGEATISNCKFINNSAHWFGGAIAAEDESSISITDSTFENCRSIDDAGGAIYAKSTDLEIKNSNIVNCSANFAGAICSLNSDLIISNSNFMNNLARYEGGAVYKMYGSGTITKSNFTKNVALNGGALFTDNCTKFNIRDSEFESNAATGFGGAIFSNANLKLSIDNVIFSDNKASYNSNILNQSNFSPIVSSSNDYPLFVYKSEFNGTLPARYNLAEEGYVTPIEDQQSSGNCWAFAALASLESCVLKASNKTFVFSVENMKNLIEMYSSYGWTMETNNGGYNTMPMGYLTSWLGPVNATLDPFDDMGTLSPVLESEIHVQNIHVLSARTSYTDNNAIKEAILKYGAVYISYYHSASYLRGSSYYYPYVSGGNHAVTVVGWDDNYSRYNFATTPAGDGAFIVKNSWGSSWGDKGYFYISYYDKSAYRVGATNQAFTYILNDTVRYNKNYQYDIAGMTDYLVTGKNTIWYQNIFNATGNEAIAAISTYFNSTVDYEISIYVNDKLQLTQSGTHENMGYYTIPLKEVVPVSIGDIFKVVIKLTNPREGYALVPISEQSSTTRCYYSPGISYFSHDGVKWIDLYDYTFSGYDHQYSSQVACIKAFTINDKQNTTITLNNITTKVNEITEIIATVLDDRGKLAKLGEVIFTIDGKNYTANVVNGVAKINVTFDKIEDYVVSAIYKNNSLYNESTTQSIVSVTKNDVNLTIDVADIIYGENVIVNINLISANGNGITDTVILRINNKDYYVEVINGSTTFVVPDLLTVGQYQIIASYLGTNQYNPSNIITNFTVDKKEIGMNVTIDKDYRDVTVNVNLSENISGNLTILLNNTRYTLTYVNGTGSYTFKNLTYGNYTINVIFTKDNYEPMNISQNIEINSIKTIFNADSIIMYYHDGTKFVVVLKDIYGNPLANMSVIISINGMNYIRVTDENGSASMAINLVHGKYNVTTTFNGTSKYFGTSINSTVDVLSTIITKNIIKYYRNGTQFYATVLDENGNPLANVTVTFNINGVFYNRTTNENGTAKLNINLHSGSYIITTFNPITGEQIGNNVTVLSKITEAHDLVKYYKNDSKFSVKILDNQGYPISGTLVTFNINGVFYYRETDENGIASLAINLRPGNYIITTMYGQYALGNNVTVLPTLETSDLEMKYHDGSKFNAKVVDGNGNPLANKTVTFNVNGVFYHRDTDENGIAALSINLIKGEYIITSMYDGFETGNTIKIQ; from the coding sequence TTGGTTAAATGTGTTAATAAGTCAATTATACTTTTTTTAGTATTTTTGTTATTATTACTAATTGTTCCATCTACATTTGCTAGTGATTCTGTTGATAATCAGACAATTATTAGTAATGAAGGAATTCAATTCTCAAATATTGGTAATGACGATGTCATTGATGATAGTAATAATTATGCTGTTTATACTTCTAATAATCCAGGAGATATTTTAACTGGATCTAATGATATTTACTTTAATGCATCTGCTGCTAGTGATGGTAAAGGAACCCAGTCTAACCCTTATAAATATTTGTATTATAATAGGTTATCCGCTGGATGTACAGCTCATTTTGCAGATGGAGTCTATGAGCTAGATGATAAAAAAGGAGTATATTCTTCAATGACTATTGTTGGTGAAAGTGCACAAAATACTATAATTAAATTTAATGGTATTGCATTTACTGTTGGTAGTAGTTATACTTTAACCTTAAAAGATATAACTTTGAATCATGCTACTGTTAAAAATTATGGTACTGTTGGAGCTACTAATGTAATATTTAAAAATGGAGTAGCTGCAGATGATGAAACTGGAACATATGGTTATAATAATGCTTATGGTGGTGCTATATATAATTATGCAGCTTTAGATTATGCTGGTACTTATTATACAAATTCACCAAAATGTACATTATATAATTGTACTTTCATGAATAATAGTGCAATGTATGGTGGTGCTATTTATTTACCATATGGTGAAGCTACAATATCTAATTGTAAGTTTATTAATAACTCTGCACATTGGTTTGGTGGTGCAATAGCTGCTGAAGATGAATCTTCAATTTCCATTACAGATTCAACTTTTGAAAATTGTCGTTCTATTGATGATGCTGGTGGAGCTATTTATGCTAAATCTACAGATTTAGAAATAAAAAATTCCAATATTGTTAATTGTTCTGCAAACTTTGCAGGAGCAATCTGTAGCTTAAATTCTGATTTAATTATTTCAAACTCTAATTTTATGAATAACCTTGCTAGATATGAAGGTGGAGCAGTATATAAAATGTATGGTTCTGGAACTATTACAAAATCTAATTTTACTAAAAATGTTGCTTTAAATGGTGGTGCATTATTCACGGATAATTGTACTAAATTCAATATTAGAGATTCTGAATTTGAATCAAATGCAGCAACTGGATTTGGTGGAGCAATATTTTCCAATGCTAATCTTAAATTATCAATTGATAATGTGATATTTAGTGATAATAAAGCTAGTTATAATAGTAATATATTAAATCAATCTAATTTCTCTCCTATTGTATCAAGTAGTAATGATTATCCATTATTTGTTTATAAATCTGAATTTAATGGAACTTTACCTGCTAGATATAATTTAGCTGAAGAAGGTTATGTAACACCTATTGAAGATCAACAATCTTCTGGTAATTGTTGGGCTTTTGCAGCTCTTGCTTCTTTAGAATCTTGTGTTTTAAAAGCAAGTAATAAAACATTTGTATTTTCTGTAGAAAATATGAAAAATTTAATTGAAATGTATTCTTCTTATGGTTGGACTATGGAAACTAATAATGGTGGATATAATACAATGCCTATGGGTTATTTAACTAGTTGGTTAGGTCCAGTTAATGCAACTTTAGATCCATTTGATGATATGGGAACTCTTTCTCCGGTTTTAGAAAGTGAAATACATGTTCAAAATATTCATGTTTTATCTGCACGTACTAGCTACACTGATAATAATGCTATAAAAGAAGCTATTTTAAAATATGGTGCAGTATATATTTCATATTATCATAGTGCTTCTTATTTAAGAGGTTCTAGTTATTATTATCCTTATGTTTCTGGTGGAAACCATGCAGTTACTGTAGTTGGTTGGGATGATAATTATTCTAGATATAACTTTGCTACTACTCCTGCAGGAGACGGAGCGTTTATTGTTAAAAATAGTTGGGGTTCTTCTTGGGGAGATAAAGGTTATTTCTACATATCTTATTATGATAAATCAGCATATAGGGTAGGAGCAACTAATCAAGCATTTACATATATTTTAAATGACACTGTAAGATATAATAAAAATTATCAATATGATATTGCTGGTATGACTGATTACTTAGTTACTGGTAAAAACACTATTTGGTATCAAAATATTTTCAATGCTACTGGTAATGAAGCAATTGCAGCTATTTCAACTTATTTCAACTCAACTGTTGATTATGAAATTTCTATTTATGTAAATGATAAATTACAACTTACTCAAAGTGGTACTCATGAAAACATGGGATATTATACAATTCCATTAAAAGAAGTGGTTCCTGTAAGTATTGGTGATATATTTAAAGTTGTTATTAAACTTACTAATCCAAGAGAAGGATATGCTCTTGTTCCTATTTCAGAACAATCTTCAACAACTAGATGTTATTATTCACCAGGAATTTCATACTTTAGTCATGATGGTGTAAAATGGATTGATTTGTATGATTATACTTTCTCAGGTTATGATCATCAATATTCTTCCCAAGTAGCATGTATTAAAGCATTTACAATTAATGATAAACAAAATACAACAATTACTTTAAATAATATTACTACTAAAGTTAATGAAATAACTGAAATTATAGCTACTGTTCTTGATGATAGAGGTAAATTAGCTAAATTAGGTGAAGTTATATTCACTATTGATGGTAAAAATTACACTGCTAATGTTGTTAATGGTGTTGCAAAAATTAATGTAACCTTTGATAAAATAGAAGATTATGTAGTTTCTGCTATTTATAAAAATAATTCATTATATAATGAATCTACCACTCAAAGTATTGTTAGTGTAACAAAAAATGATGTAAATTTAACTATTGATGTTGCTGATATTATTTATGGTGAAAATGTAATAGTTAATATTAATTTAATTTCTGCAAATGGCAATGGTATAACTGACACTGTTATTCTAAGAATTAATAACAAAGATTATTATGTTGAGGTTATTAATGGTTCAACTACCTTTGTAGTTCCTGATTTATTGACTGTTGGTCAATATCAAATTATTGCAAGTTATCTTGGTACTAATCAATATAATCCAAGTAATATAATTACCAATTTTACAGTAGATAAAAAAGAAATTGGAATGAATGTTACTATTGATAAAGATTATAGGGATGTTACTGTAAATGTAAACTTGTCTGAAAATATCTCTGGAAATTTAACAATTCTTTTAAATAATACTCGTTACACATTAACTTATGTTAATGGTACTGGTTCATATACATTTAAAAACTTAACTTATGGAAATTACACAATTAATGTAATTTTCACAAAAGACAACTATGAACCAATGAATATATCTCAAAATATTGAAATCAATTCCATTAAAACAATTTTTAATGCAGATAGTATTATAATGTATTATCATGATGGTACAAAATTTGTTGTTGTTCTAAAAGATATTTATGGTAATCCATTAGCTAACATGAGTGTAATTATATCTATTAATGGTATGAATTATATTAGGGTAACTGATGAAAATGGTAGTGCTTCAATGGCTATTAATTTAGTTCATGGAAAATATAATGTAACTACTACATTTAATGGAACTTCAAAATACTTTGGAACTTCTATAAACAGTACTGTTGATGTATTATCAACTATAATTACTAAAAATATAATTAAATATTATAGAAATGGTACACAATTCTATGCAACTGTTTTAGATGAAAATGGTAATCCATTAGCTAATGTAACTGTTACATTTAATATTAATGGTGTATTCTACAATAGAACTACCAATGAAAATGGTACTGCTAAATTAAATATTAACTTACATTCAGGATCATATATTATAACTACATTTAACCCAATCACTGGTGAGCAAATAGGTAATAATGTTACTGTATTATCTAAGATTACTGAAGCTCATGATTTAGTTAAATATTATAAAAATGATTCAAAATTCTCTGTTAAAATTTTAGATAATCAAGGATATCCTATTAGTGGAACATTAGTTACTTTTAATATTAATGGTGTATTTTATTACAGAGAAACTGATGAAAATGGTATTGCAAGTTTAGCTATTAATTTAAGACCAGGAAATTATATAATCACTACAATGTATGGTCAATATGCACTTGGAAACAATGTTACTGTGTTACCTACATTAGAAACTAGTGATTTAGAAATGAAATATCATGATGGTTCTAAATTCAATGCAAAAGTTGTAGATGGTAATGGTAATCCATTAGCTAACAAAACTGTTACTTTCAATGTAAATGGTGTATTTTATCATAGAGATACTGATGAAAATGGTATTGCTGCTTTAAGTATTAATTTAATTAAAGGGGAATACATTATTACTTCTATGTATGATGGATTTGAAACTGGTAATACAATTAAAATTCAATAA
- a CDS encoding thymidylate synthase, with translation MLSINQCYLDFVKKILNEGKETYKDSNHHLKESLGNFYIIDDPLNLKFAAKYQHMTTDMMLNDIKTGKYDIEGCPIKSDALYEYVKSFENSDDQGFVYTYPNRILAHFNTDQFEVMKKRMLHAIGSNRAVAVTYDPKLDQDREDIPCLQFIQCIVRDNNLTIHCLFRSNDIYGAFYSNMFFIAYMGIKMKEELNKELIGEKVNFAGIHYHSTSGHIYNNDMKAAKKLIAINK, from the coding sequence ATGTTATCTATTAATCAATGTTATTTGGATTTTGTTAAAAAAATCTTAAATGAAGGAAAAGAAACATATAAAGACAGTAATCATCATTTAAAAGAAAGTTTAGGTAATTTTTATATAATTGATGACCCATTAAACCTTAAATTTGCTGCAAAATACCAGCACATGACTACAGACATGATGCTTAATGATATCAAAACAGGAAAATATGATATTGAAGGTTGTCCTATAAAAAGTGATGCACTTTATGAATATGTTAAATCATTTGAAAACAGTGATGATCAAGGATTTGTATACACTTACCCAAATCGTATATTAGCACATTTCAATACAGACCAATTTGAAGTTATGAAAAAAAGAATGTTGCATGCAATTGGAAGTAATCGTGCAGTAGCTGTTACCTACGACCCCAAATTAGACCAAGACAGAGAGGACATCCCATGTTTACAATTCATACAGTGCATTGTAAGAGATAATAATCTAACTATACACTGTCTATTTAGATCGAATGACATTTACGGAGCATTCTACAGCAACATGTTTTTCATAGCATACATGGGAATTAAAATGAAAGAAGAATTAAATAAAGAACTAATCGGAGAAAAAGTTAACTTCGCAGGAATACATTACCATTCCACAAGTGGACATATTTACAATAATGATATGAAAGCTGCTAAAAAATTAATAGCTATTAATAAATAG
- the rbr gene encoding rubrerythrin, which yields MVNLKGTKTEENLKAAFAGESQAHTKYEYYASQAKKDGYVQISNIFSETSHNEKEHAKIWFKLLSGGSVKDTASNLKDAASGENHEWTSMYPTFAKEAREEGFDEIAHLFDAVGAIEKEHNERYDILLKKVEEGSIFVKEEEIVWICGNCGYVFKGKEAPEKCPVCAHPKAYFEKRADNYL from the coding sequence ATGGTAAATTTAAAAGGAACAAAAACAGAAGAAAACTTAAAAGCAGCTTTTGCTGGAGAGTCACAGGCACATACAAAATATGAATACTATGCAAGTCAAGCAAAAAAGGATGGTTATGTTCAAATTTCTAATATATTTTCAGAAACATCTCATAATGAGAAAGAACATGCTAAAATATGGTTTAAATTGTTAAGTGGGGGTAGTGTTAAAGACACAGCTTCAAATCTTAAAGATGCTGCATCAGGTGAAAACCATGAATGGACTAGTATGTATCCAACATTTGCAAAAGAAGCTAGAGAAGAAGGATTTGATGAAATAGCTCACTTATTTGATGCAGTAGGAGCTATTGAAAAAGAACATAATGAACGTTATGATATATTACTTAAAAAAGTTGAAGAAGGTAGTATATTTGTAAAAGAAGAAGAAATTGTTTGGATTTGTGGAAATTGTGGTTATGTTTTTAAAGGAAAAGAAGCTCCTGAAAAATGTCCAGTTTGCGCTCATCCAAAAGCATATTTTGAGAAAAGAGCAGATAATTATCTCTAG